In bacterium, the genomic stretch GTGAAACCTTATCCCAGTCATCATAATTATGAACCTCTAATAAAACATCTAATCCTAAAGTCTGACTTATACTTAAAAAACTATTAATTTTCTCAAGAGGTAGGCAATCGACAATTAAAAGTATGGCATTTGCGCCCCAAACCTTTGATTCATAGATTTGATATTCATCGATAATGAAATCCTTCCGCAAAATAGGGATATGAGTTGCTTCTTTAACAGCCTTCAGATGTTGTAAATTGCCTTGAAAGAAGTTTTCATCCGTCAGCACAGAGATAGCCTTTGCCCCGCTTTCCTCATAAATTTTGGCAATAGCCACCGGGTCAAATTCTTCGCAAATAACCCCTTCTGTTGGCGATGCCTTTTTAATCTCGGCAATCAATTTTACCTTGCCCCTCGGATAAGAGATAGCGCGTTTAAAATCTCTGGTATCTTTAGGTAAATCGTAAGCCACTTTTTTCATCTCTGCCATAGGCTTGATTATTTTTCTTTTTTCTATTTCTATTTTTTTCTCTTTAAGTATTTCTTTTAAAATCATTGTGAAGTAAATTCCTTTAACCTTTCTAACTTTTCTAATGCCAATCCTGAATCAATGGATTTTTTAGCTAACTCAATTCCTTCCTCAACGGTATTTGCTTTCCCACCAGCCATAATACCAAAGGCAGAATTTAATAAGACAACATCCCTTCTTGCCCCATCTTTTCCTTTTAACACGGCTAATGCCATTTCTAAATTCTTTTGAGTCTCACCGCCTTTAATTTCGTCTATGGAAGTTCGTTTTAGCCCAAACTCCTCTGGAGTAATCCAATAAGTAGAGATGTTTCCGTCTTCTTTTAATTCACTTATTTTAGTTCGACCGGTAATAGATATTTCATCCACCCCTTCTTCGCCATGAACAACAAATACTCGCTTACTACCAAGATTTTTCAAAACATTAGCTAAAGTTTCAGTTAGATTTTCATCATAGACACCTAAAAGTTGTCTTTTAGCACCAGCAGGATTAGTCAGAGGTCCCAGGATATTAAAGATAGTTCTAATGCCAACTTCTCTTCGCGGACCAATGGCATATTTCATTGCCAGATGGAGTTTAGGAGCGAATAAAAAGCCAATTCCAACCTCTTTAATACATTTTTCTATCACCTCAGGTAATACCTCAATATTTATTCCAAAACCTGTCAATAAATCTGCACTACCACATTTTGAGGAAACGGATTTATTACCGTGTTTAGCTACCTTAATTCCTGCTCCGGCAACGACAAAGGCAGAGATAGTCGAGATATTAAATGTATGTAATCCATCTCCACCAGTGCCGCAGGTATCTACCACATCACCTTCGACATTTATTCTCGTAACCTTTTCTCGCATCACCAAAGCCGCACCGGTAATTTCATCTACTGTTTCACCTTTCATGCGTAATGCGGTGATAAAACTGGCAATTTGGGCATCCGATGCCTGGCCTGACATAATTTCATTCATCACAGTTATGGTTTCTTCCTGCGTTAGGTTTTGATTTTGAACAACCTTTGCAATTGCCTCTTTAATCATCTTTAGTTACCTCCTCTGATTTTAGTAAATATCTCCTCTTGTATCCATATTAGTTATAATAACATTCTTATTCTTTGTATCTATGATGTAGAAGACTCTTAATTTCCCTATTCTAAACCGATAAAAGCCCTCTAATGCTCCTGTTAGTTTCTTTATAGATTTTCCATAATAAAAAGGCGTTACCTCCAGAATATCCAACATCTTCTCAAATCTTTCTTGAAAATCTCTGTTTAGTTTTTCATAATACTTTTTTGCCTTATTTGTCCAGATTACTTCGAACATCTTTTAATATCATCCCAAACCCGACTGACTTTTCCAGTTTTAATATCCTCTAATCCCTCTTTTATATCCTTAAGTAATTGATGGTCACAAATGGTTTCACAAGTAGCCTTCCATGAATTAATAGCCTTTTGAATATCTGGAGAGAAAATTTTTTTCTTTATCTGCTGAGCCATTTTTAAACCTCCCTTGATTTTCATTTTATCAATAAAGTTTCTGCTAATTTCTGGCATAGATGTTGGGTTAAAAAGTCAATATCCTTGCGTAATCTCTTGCGTTCTTCTCTTGTCCTAACTAATGTTTTCAAAGATGGTCTATTCCCTTTAAAAGTATCTCTTGCCTGCCATAGTTGTTGTCCGGTTTCTACATTAATCATTCGAACACTAATTCCTACTTCCGCAGATGGTTGAAGAAAAAGGATGTAAAGAAGACCTACAACACTAACTACCGCTCCGATAACAATGATAGTATCTAACCAGTTATCTTCATCATCTTCTTCTTTATCTTTATGACAGCGATGGTCTGTGATGATAACTGGTGGTGAAGGTTGTTGTGCCTGGGCTACTTGTTTATCCTGTCCATAAGGTGTATATTTAGTAATTACTCCTAAGATAACGGCGTGAGCACCAAGCATCTTGCCAATTTTAACCGCAGTTGCTTCATCAATCCTATCTTTGCAAAAATCCTGTTCTTTAAAAAGGTCTTCTACCTTTATCCTTTCTACTAAATCAAAATGTCCAATCTTCCCTAACTGTAGATTGA encodes the following:
- the trpC gene encoding indole-3-glycerol phosphate synthase TrpC; the encoded protein is MILKEILKEKKIEIEKRKIIKPMAEMKKVAYDLPKDTRDFKRAISYPRGKVKLIAEIKKASPTEGVICEEFDPVAIAKIYEESGAKAISVLTDENFFQGNLQHLKAVKEATHIPILRKDFIIDEYQIYESKVWGANAILLIVDCLPLEKINSFLSISQTLGLDVLLEVHNYDDWDKVSQVKSEIIGINNRNLYTFVVDLKTTFMLKLIIPKEKTVVSESGIKTKEDVQLLQEKGIDAILVGTTLMKSENIKDKIKELLN
- the trpD gene encoding anthranilate phosphoribosyltransferase, which produces MIKEAIAKVVQNQNLTQEETITVMNEIMSGQASDAQIASFITALRMKGETVDEITGAALVMREKVTRINVEGDVVDTCGTGGDGLHTFNISTISAFVVAGAGIKVAKHGNKSVSSKCGSADLLTGFGINIEVLPEVIEKCIKEVGIGFLFAPKLHLAMKYAIGPRREVGIRTIFNILGPLTNPAGAKRQLLGVYDENLTETLANVLKNLGSKRVFVVHGEEGVDEISITGRTKISELKEDGNISTYWITPEEFGLKRTSIDEIKGGETQKNLEMALAVLKGKDGARRDVVLLNSAFGIMAGGKANTVEEGIELAKKSIDSGLALEKLERLKEFTSQ
- a CDS encoding type II toxin-antitoxin system RelE/ParE family toxin, translating into MFEVIWTNKAKKYYEKLNRDFQERFEKMLDILEVTPFYYGKSIKKLTGALEGFYRFRIGKLRVFYIIDTKNKNVIITNMDTRGDIY
- a CDS encoding CsgG/HfaB family protein is translated as MKLLTFLLIVSLLNFTSCAGTRPYQVNNFFIDDAIHKLKEKRVAVLPFENLTKIKEANLLVTDEFNLQLGKIGHFDLVERIKVEDLFKEQDFCKDRIDEATAVKIGKMLGAHAVILGVITKYTPYGQDKQVAQAQQPSPPVIITDHRCHKDKEEDDEDNWLDTIIVIGAVVSVVGLLYILFLQPSAEVGISVRMINVETGQQLWQARDTFKGNRPSLKTLVRTREERKRLRKDIDFLTQHLCQKLAETLLIK